CAGAACACAAGAACTACATCTTCCATCCGGATTTTAATGCTAGAAAATCAAACAGTCAGACTGTGGCAGTTTCAGGACCTCTGCAATGCAGCCCATACAAAAGTTaggcagggctagagagatggctcagtggttaagagcactggttgttcttgcagaggacctgagttccattatCAGCATACagatgtcagctcacaactgtttccCCAGTTtcaagagatccaatgccttcttctgtatTCTGCAGGCACTGCGTGAAGATGAAACACAAACATATGGACAGAATACctatccacataaaataaaactaaataaatatatacatataaagaaatGTAGTCCTATCATCATAACTTAGTCTAATAGAGTTGCTTCACAAAGCCCTCACCTCTAAATACCACTAACATCTGAATGTAGGGATTGAACTCTGAAGGACATTTCCACTCAAATAGTAGCAAAACATAAATGttgtataaacaaataaatacttttaatagATATAGCCATGTGAAGTCATAGGGAATGTGTTTAAATTACTAATGatgtgctctctctgtctctctccctgtctctccaccctctctctcttgtattctctcTGTTAATACAGGATGtagccaggatggccttgaactcccttaGTAGAAAAGGATGTCCTTAAACTCTTGATTGCTCTGCTTCATCTTGTGAGTGTGTCACCTCGCCTGGCTCAGTTGATTGCTGAGTTAGGGATCACCAGTGGTTCgtgtcatcttttttcttttatgcgCCTCTGTGAGGGATGTGCACTGTGGTGATCACTAAAGAAGGAATTTTGTGGTCTTCGACATGTCCTTATTCTCGATTCAAGATTGTCGTGGCAATTTCCTGCAGTAGGGTAGAGCTGAACTGCTTCCTCACAGGCTCCCCTCGGGACCAGTGATCATCTTTGTGGGGATGAACACCAACCCattgcctttttgttttatttccaggaAGTACCAGGACTAAGCCAAAGGGAACACAGGAAGAGAAACTTACCTAAGAGGTGCTCAGGTGGTTCCTGAGGCATCTCGCCAGTTCTGCAGCTTCACCTCCAGCGGGTTGGCGAGCCTAGTGTCTGCTTGCTGGAAGGACTGGACTGTACTGTGGGCTCAGCCTGGTGTTCTGCCTGCCTAGAGTCTGCAGCTGCTGCATCATATTTAGTGGTTGCTaagggactgaactgctgcccaagaagatcgAGCTCactccccaaagaactattgctgagcatgtccacttcccccatatcctaataacttttctcttccactatgtCTGCTGGTCGTGGGccagaggagaggttgaacccttattaaaagtaggttgcaaaaaatttatgcctataATCAACTTACCATTTAATCATTACTAACTTTAGACAATTTTATGATAAGGCATAAGACACTACTTCtccaataattttaatttatctcTATTCAgtgaaatttatgtttttatagaaATTTCTTGCGATGGTTAGATGCGATGTAAGCTATGAATGCAATAGACACCCAAATCCTCGTGAACATTTAATTGTACAACTGCCGTTCCGTTATAGTCAGTGAAGGAAGTAGTCTGAGATTGACTCCTGCCTTTTCCCAGTGTGGGGGACATTTTTCTATAAATGCTGTGAACATGAGGCATTTATCAATGAGACTTAAGGCAATCAACTGTAGGCTGAAGCTGACCCGGACAAGCCTTGGCCTCCAGTAATCAATGCAGGGACCGGATCTCATTTATTTGATTGAATGATTTTTAACAATTAAGCTGCTTtctaatacagaaaaaaataacatttagggTCTTCCTCAAGTTTATCAGTATTGATTGGTGTACTTCCTTCAAACTCCATGCAGAGTCAGTTTCTGAAGCCTGGACAATTCTCAAATCAGTAGACAAATGAAAATATCTCCTCTCGCAACTACAGAACTTCTTAATGAAGCCCATGAGACCCGCAGTTCCATTCTTCTGTCTCTTAGGACCCTAAGGAATTCCCCAAAGGAAAGAACCCCAGGAGATGAGTGAATAGATTCACTacttaatggagaaaataaaCTATCAAAGCTCCTCAGATTTGCAACCTAAGAgagcatatttcttttttcttctcctttaaggCCAAAGAGGCCAACTCCCCACATCAGTGGGGACAACAataatttacttttccttttgatACCAGAGAGttgattttacttcattttattagTCTTAGCGTCCATTGTGAACACCTCCTGGATGTGAGTTTTGTCAACTTGTGTCTAGTTTCAGACTCAGCCGTTTCCGGAATGTTGGAAAGATTTCTTCCAGAATGCATCTCCTTCCGGCTGTCATTGCCAAGGTCAGACACGGTGACAAATGAGAATGAAATACCAAGTGTGGTTTTTCAAGTGTTTGCTCTTTTCCCTCTACAATTTTCAGTATGCGGTTTCTTCTATAGACTCTCCTGTCCGTTAACGTTATATCTTATCATGCCCCTTTGCTGTGGCAATAGGCTGAAGGACAGGAAATCTAGCAATGGCATGAAAATAGTCATCAGTATGCGAAATACTCCCATGCTAGAAGCCATGGAGAGTGCAATGATGTGGGAGGCGGTAATTAGCCAGAAAACTGACACTGAGACAGTAGAAAGCAATGTTTCCCAACTactacagacaaaaaaaaaatggaatcgaTGCTAATAATGGAACAGTATACATCTCTGGAAATTAAAGGAATGAGATAGGCTGTACTGTTCCTGGAAGCATTCAAGACATACACTCCAGTGGGAGAAGGTAGACAAGAATTGTTATGCATAGTCTAATTATGTTGTGTAAAATTGAAATGGAATAGAACTATATGAggttatacaaaaataaaatcccagagagaaacaaacaagtggaaagaaagaaaccaaggaagtaaagaaggaaggaaggaaggaaggaaggaaggaaaggaaggaaggaaggaaggaaggaaggaaggaagggaagaaggaaggaaggaaggaaaaaagagaaggaaggaaggaataatcATGATTATCTACAGACCAGATTATATGCAGGAGAAAGCTAACTTTTCTGTTTGCACATCCCCACCATTTGGgaaaatttgtaatttaaaagtgtagttttatttttataaacacacatagtcctttctttttaaagagggTTACCAACTTATAAGACAATATGTTTCTAATCTTTGGAGGCACTGAACCAGAATTTGGGggactatatatatatgaagaatgcTGTACTTTGAAAATTACCTTCTTACTCTAGGGTCCAGTGACTCAGTCACATTTGATAGACTCAAAACTTCcaaatgcatttttcttctttaaattctgGCTTCCAATAGGGAAGTCTTGGTGGATGAAATGAGAGGGATTAGCTGCTTGCTCGGAATTGGATTTTCAGTCTAGGAAGGTAGTCATCTCTGTAGaagaatgtctttaaaaaatttttaggaACTGGGGGGTGAGATTTTCCTTCCCCCTAAAAACGTTGGAACagaaatttacataaaatgttgCTTCCTGATGGTTAGAACAGCACAGAGGAAGCTGGGATGCTGCATTGGCTGCCCCGTGTGCGCTCATCCGTTCCTCCCATCGTGAGGAGCCATCGCTTTCCTGATTAGCAAGAATTGAGGAAACACAAGAACACGCATGCTCCACATAGTCTTTCTAGATTCCAGCTTATTTTGACTTCCTAgctacaaaagaataaaattcttcTACCTTGCCTAAAAACATATGATGAGTCCTGGTTATATAGGGACAGTTAAGGGTTAGTCCATTAGACCCTCTCTTCTCCAAAGAAAACAACTGTAtatatttggggatttttttttttgtacgtCTATATCATCAAACTGCTTTGCACCGTTTTTCAAAATCTTCAGTTAGGAAATTCCAAACTCCATTCAGCCCCTTGCATCCCACCCTAGTAAGAGCAAGGAAGATATTTAGTtcaatgtaagtttttttttttatttaattctagttTTTAAAGATGGCCTTAAGCACCATCGTCACCTCTTGGTGGTTCTTTAACACCCGCGATGAACGTCTCGCTGCTTCAGTCTCCCCCACCACTGCTCAGAAAGTTATCATTTTACTAATTACAGACTTGAACGACTGATGATaattcctcctggcttcctgctcAAAGACCCTAACCCACCCAGGCATTGGGCCTTCAAAACTGTTTCTTCTCGGAGGTAAGTTCATTCAGCTGTTCACATCTTTCTTCCTTGGGCCCCTCTGCCGTCAAATGATATATTTTGACTGGGAAGAAATATTTACTGATTTCAGTTTTAGATGACTAAAAGGAGCAATTAAGTGTAAAAGTCTGGATTGTACAGATGTTATTAAAAAGGTAATGTTGGAGATCTTGAGtagattttcttcatttaaacgTTATTTATGTTATTGagtgtttactttctttttcattttttaaaaaaaacaaaatgttatttttattttaatttttaaatcaaagtacaattacatcatttcctcactttcccttccctctttcaaACCTCTCCATGTCCTCCTAGTTATCTTTCAAATGCATGGCCTCTGTTTTTCCCATCAGTTAGCATTGTTACATTATACATGCATAAGTGCTGCAGAGCCCGTTCAGTGTTCCATGCATGTATATACTTTTATtatcattcttttctgttttgtaaattgCAGTCTGCAATCTTCCCATCCATCACATTTTTCATATCTGCTCTCTTCAGCTATGAGCTGACCATGTGGTTCCCATCAGATGCATAtgtcataattattttatttatcaattattAATTCACATTGTTTCTGGCCTTGGTTatcacaattaaaataattactagTTCTTTGTACACACACCCTGACACATATATATGACAGTTTCCTAAAAATACATAATTAGAGGTGGAACTATTAATTCAAGGAACATTTGTATAGGTTATCACTAATCTGCTAATATTTCCTCAGCTCTTTAAGTTCTAAAATTTTTCTGGTTTTCCaaattatttctgggttttccatttctttgcaaTGTAATTTCATTcctagagaaagaggaaaatacatgtattttttttccaatgaaaATGAGGAAGTCATCTTCTTTCTCATACATGTTGTGGTCATGGATACTTCCTGGGTAGCTGTGATATAGAAGAAATCACCATAGTTTTAGAAGGAAACGGTTGCATTAATTTGAGCAAATCACATAGACTTTGGTGTCATGATTTTCTTACTGCAAGATGGGAGGTACAAATACGCTAATACATAGGGTTTTATAATGTTGAAAACAtatgaaaaaaacttaaaatgctACAAGGGACTGCTTATTCTTACTCAATTATTTTTGAACATAAGCAACTTTTGGTTCTAAATTACTGCTCAGTGAGAGCACAGAAGTTAAAATATTGGTTTCCCCACAGCTATGTAATGTATAATCATGGAGAAATTAGAAAAGAGAGCTTACTGTAGTGAGTGCAGCTACCTGTGAAATTTATATGTAACCACAAGCTGGAAAAGGCATGGAGATGCACACAATCCAGCAAAATAAGTTGCTGGGCAACAGGGAGCTTGATTGACAGGTTATATCTAGTACTGAGAAgagtctctgaggagaaggaggcatCTGTCAATATTGAAGAAAGGgcaatattctttgttttaaaaatgtaatagagGACAGTCAGGCTTGCAGATGCTGGATGATCTGTGGAAATGTGTTCATGAAGCAGGCCTGCATTCCTTTTATGCAACACAGAAATGCAGTCctttatgaagatgataaaaataatccattttaaacaaattttaggTAACAAGTTGTGAAATTATGCTCTCAGCAAAAATGCCTTTCAAATTTAATTATGTCTTGTCTGTTTCCCTTGacttcttccctcttctacttAAAGTTCACCTTACCAGGAAATCTGTTCCACAGTTTACACACAAACTATTACACATCATATTATTTCCTGATTGTGTCTATCTTTGACTACTGGATAGACGGCTGTCCTTGCTAGCTCTGTATCTACCCAGAGACAGATCCATTACCAATTCTTCCTAAGCATCACCTGCTTAAAGTGGGCGCTAATAATTTCTAACTGATTGAGTCAAACCTGTCCTTTCTGTCTGGAAGATGACGAGAAGAAACCACACGGTGGTAATTGAGTTTGTTTTCCAAGGTTTCTCCAGCTTTCAGGAATACAAGTTTACCCTCTTTATGGTCTTTCTGGCCTTGTACCTGCTAACTCTGACTGGCAATGCCATCATTATGATAGTTATCAGTATTGATCGTCACCTTCATActcccatgtacttctttcttAGTATGCTTTCCACTTCAGAGACTGTGTACACATTGGTCATTGTACCAAGGATGCTTGCCAGTCTTGTGGGTTCAAGCCAATCCATTTCTTTGGCTGGCTGTGCTACCCAGATGTTCTTTTTTATCACTTTGGCCATCACCAACTGCTTTCTGCTTACAGCGATGGGATATGACCGCTATGTAGCTATCTGCAACCCCTTGAGGTACACAGTTATCATGAACAAGAGGGTGTGTGCCCAGTTAGTATGGGGGTCCTGCAGCATTGGGCTGCTTGTGGCCATAATTCAAATTGCATCTGTGTTCAGGGCACCTTTCTGTGACAGAGATGTAGCCCACTATTTCTGTGACATCCGCCCGGTTTTGAAACTGTCCTGTGCTGATACCACTCTACATGACATAGTTAACTTTATCATCAGCTCACTGGTTATTGTGGTACCCATGGGCTTGGTTTTCATCTCTTATATTCTCATCATCTCCACCATCCTCAAGATTGCCTCTGCTGAGGGACGGAAGAAGGCCTTTGCCACCTGTGCCTCCCACCTCACCGTGGTCATCATCCACTATGGCTGTGCCTCCATTGCCTACCTCAAGCCCAAATCAGAGAATACCAGGGATCAGGACCAGCTTATCTCAGTGACTTACACAGTGTTCACTCCTCTCCTTAACCCTGTGGTATATACCctgagaaacaaagaagtcaAGGATGCCATTTTCCGTGCCATTGGGAAAAAACCTCTTGCCTAGGATATGTGGCAGTTTGGCATACAGTAGAGTCCCTCTATTTACCTGAAGTTTCAATTAATCGTAGTCAATTCTGGTCTGAAAATAtaaatggaatattttctttttctagaaactttatttatttatttatttatttatttatttatttatttatttatttactgtgtatgagtgctctatctgcatgtacacctgcatgccagaagagggcatcagatcccattacagatggctgtgagcctccatgtggttgctggggtttgaactcggtacctctagaagaacagtcagtgcccttaaccactgagccatctctccagccctagaatggCTTTAATACAAACAATTCtttagtttaaaattatttacctTTATACATGATGAAGTCTAGTACAACCCTGATCCATTTTACTTGGAACATGAATCGTCCCTTCCTCCACCATATCCATATTGTACATGCTACCCACTGATACTGTATTGTATCAGTATCTTGAGAACAAAGTGCAGACAACACTCACATAACTTTTTATTACCATATATTGTTATAATTGTCCTATtgtatcattattttttttgtcttttcatatgtgtatgtaatgtaCTATGTTTGAATGTATGTGGAGATATGTGAGCCtattcatacatgtgtgtatgtgcatgtaaagTTATAGAGTTGATATTAGGAATCTTCCTGGGTCActcttctactttatttttaaggcaGAGTCTTTCCACCACGGTCAGAGGTTATGAATACAACAAGTCTCTTTAGATTTGCTCTGGGGATTCCCTGTGTCCACCACCTGAAGATGAAGTCACAGGAGGGCTGTTATCTCCTCCTGACCTTCACAGGAGTCCTGGGGATTGCAACTCCAGTCCTCACACTTGTAcaacaagtgctttaaccactgagaatTTTCATATCATTAGCTATTGTGCTGATCTCTTCGTATGCTTAATTTATAAATCAAACTGTATCATAACCATGTATAAGTTGGAGAAGAGTATATATAAGGTTTAGAGCTTATATGCCTCAATTTTAGGAAGATCATGAAATATACCCCTCATGGATAAGGGGAAAATACTATGTAGTCGGTCACAGTCTGgactgtctttccttttcctattgaaaaactattttttataatatataatctgATCACACTTGCCCCCTCTTGCAACTCCTCCGAGACCATCTtcactcccacacccacccaattccatgctctctctctttaAACAAACACCCAAAAATACAACagacaaatgagaaaacaggGAATATGCATgcgtacacaacacacacacacacacacacacacacacacacacacacacacacacacacacacagagctctcacaaaaacacaagaacagaaaccaaaatataaaagCGAAAAAGTCTTGGATATTTTTTGAAAGctcaaaaacaattctttttccCTATCATTCCTCTTATCCTCAGAGGAAATTGCAAAATATGGTGGTAAGGTTACATTAAAGAGTGGCTCGAATATACTAAAGGttggttcttgttttattttgtacttacTTTCTTTTAACGAAAAGTCAAAATCTTTTTTGTGGTGTTAGAGACTGAGCCCTGTGTCTTGCACATGCAAGGCAAATGCCCTCCCACTCAGCTCCACTCTCTCCATCTTGCTTTTATCATTGTTCTGCTGTATCTTTTATTGGTCTCTCAGGTAGCCACCACATGCAGCTTGCAAATGGGGAAGCAGGTAGGAATCATAAGCAAGGGTGGAGTTCACTATTGACAGTTCATTGATGGCAGAAAAGTGGGTTGTATGGTGCCCATTTGAATGCTGGGTTGAAAGATCACCATAAACGTCAGATATTGAGTGCTAGAGTCTCTAAGAGGACACAGCTGATGTCCAGTCCTACTAGAAACAGTCAGAGCTCCCTCTCCTACCTAGCACCACGTTCTTCTTTTGAAAGTGATGGGAGTAACAAACACTGATTGCCCCACAGAAATATGATCACATATAAATGAGATCTGtaaatttttcttcaattatccTGAGTCCCATTAGAACCAGTCCATTAGTGAGTCTGGATCACCAGTATGTTCAATGTTACTAAGCAACTTAGCCCCATTCGGTTCACCACATGTTCTGAGGAGTAACCCAGAGATGTCTAAAGAAAGATGGTTCTGAAATTAAATATGTTAATgctattcattcactcattcctgATGCTGCTGAAATGGGAATTACCCCATGATTTTCATTCTTGTCTTTGTAGAACATAACCCAATACGTACATCTTGTCTTTATCCTCTCCTTTGCTACACTGACAACACTATGTTGTGTGAATTGTTAAGTGTTTGCTTTCAAACCATTGATTCTTAACATTTGTGTCTCTTTGAAGTCAAATGACAGGAGTTGCATATCGGATATCCTGCATATGAGACACTTGCATTATGATTCCtagcagtagcaaagttacacttatgaagtagtaaggaaaacatttatggttgggtgtcactGCAACCTTGGGAACTGtagtattaaagggtcacaacatcaTGAAAGTTGAGGACTTTGACTTCAAACACTTTTCTACCTAAGAATCTGAGAGTTTCCTAACCACTCCGCTAGTGGTCTGTAAGTGGGAAGGTGTGAGAAAGACTTAAGAGTCAGAACTATTTAGCCCGGTGAGGAGACTGaaagggtgaaatgttttgtgaTCCACTCAaagttgagggggaaaaaatctgtctctctttttcaagAATGCCACTGAAAACTGCAAAGGAAGCCCTCTTCAACTTAAGCCTGGGGCCTCTGTGTCTCCAGGGATAGTGTGAGAGCCAGAGTTATGTTCtaagttttaattactgtgccAACGAGATCCACAAAATGAAAatgcctctaacctgtaagcccctTGCCAAAGGACATGTATTTCCCAAAGTGGTGGGGGCCACATGGTTTTGCTCCCCAGAACaggtttttacttatttatattttgactcAAGCACACAGGATGTGCTTGAACACAGATAGGCAG
This is a stretch of genomic DNA from Rattus rattus isolate New Zealand chromosome 10, Rrattus_CSIRO_v1, whole genome shotgun sequence. It encodes these proteins:
- the LOC116911481 gene encoding olfactory receptor 10J1-like, translating into MTRRNHTVVIEFVFQGFSSFQEYKFTLFMVFLALYLLTLTGNAIIMIVISIDRHLHTPMYFFLSMLSTSETVYTLVIVPRMLASLVGSSQSISLAGCATQMFFFITLAITNCFLLTAMGYDRYVAICNPLRYTVIMNKRVCAQLVWGSCSIGLLVAIIQIASVFRAPFCDRDVAHYFCDIRPVLKLSCADTTLHDIVNFIISSLVIVVPMGLVFISYILIISTILKIASAEGRKKAFATCASHLTVVIIHYGCASIAYLKPKSENTRDQDQLISVTYTVFTPLLNPVVYTLRNKEVKDAIFRAIGKKPLA